The Plasmodium knowlesi strain H genome assembly, chromosome: 14 region tttttttaaagaagaaaataaatggaataaatCGCAAATGTTTTaagaacattttaaaaagaatttaaaagcattttaaaaaatgttcataattttttttaacgacttctttattcctcaaaaaatgcgaaataatctctattccttttctgcaaaaacgtttttttctttttttctttttaagttCATATTTTATCACTGGTGCGTCATCATCCGCGTAACGTTGCTTAATGTGCATTTATATCTGTAGAATTTCTTGCACCCCTTCACCTTATTTCTTCAGATAAAAATGCCTTTTTGACGTGAGCATAAATTTCAAATTTGTCCCTTTCTCGGTAGGGCtatcattttaaattttgaaagtgtacaaaaaaaaaaaaaaaaaaaaaaaaaaaaaaaaggtttaaaaGGGCGGGAAAGCAattgggaggaaaaaaaaacaaaaaacaaatatgaacgaacgaaaaaaaaaaaaaaaaaaaatacactatgagtgaaaaataattattaaaacCATATCTTCCTACAAAATAACTTGCGCAAAATGCAcgatttttaaaaacgaaTTTTCACCTTCTTAGGCCTCCTTTTTACCTGTACACACCTCTCAAAAAAATGGTGCTATTGCGCCCTGCTATGTGCTGCGTAAGTAACAGCCGACACACCACGTGCGTAACACTGTGTAACGTCAAAAttgttgcttcttcttctttgtggAATTTTCCTCCTGCGCATACTTCTGTCTTTTGCTGACACTGTTACTGTTGCTAGCACTTTCACAAttgcttttcctctttcttctttcaatttttaattccaaGGAACAATTGTTCAATTTTAAGTCCTTTTTAAATTCGGGGTTGAATACCTCCTTAAACGTAGTTGCTAACGGATATTCCACACTGTTTGTTGACTGCTTTAACAATTCTTGAAATAGGAAATACGGCGTCATCCATTCTGTGTCCCCATCATCATACGTAACAACGAAAAATGGAATGCCATTTTCGTTCTTTATTTGCTCCATAACTGTCCCTACATAAGTTCCATTTGTAAATTCCCTCtgaatttttgttttcccaaGTTGAACTCCCATGAGCGGGACGAAATTACTCGTTTTGGAAATATTCTCCAATGTAAcgtctttccccttctgctCACTCTGTGCCTCCTTTGtattcttcaatttttcgcGAGTAAAATACATGtgatttttctccccctcctgGTTTCCCTCTTTCCTCGGGTGCACGTGTTCTTCCGCATGCCCTTGAAAACACGGATCAATGCGCACGTGCTGACCTATTTCACCATGAACTCTGCAACGACCACCGTGGCTtcctgctttatttgttcgcCTTTTTAAGGAGtcgtcattttcttcatcaatCACCTTGTTAGACGACTTCGTACGAAGCTTTGATTTCTTCTTACTGCTACCTCcgtcattttcttcataagagcttttatttttcgtagAATTCATTTGTTCCCTCTTAAAGGTATAATCGTCCGTATAACTCATTCTGTTTTCCAATAACAAGGGAGGCGTATTATTCTCAACGGGGGTGTTTCTACCCCTTTGGTGCCCGCCAATACATGCAGGATTGCTCATCATTTCATAAAATGGTTGTCGTGGTTGATGTCTTAGTATGGACCTGACCGGTTGCACTATTTCTGTCCTACTGGGGACGGAACTGGATGAATGAGCTTCAGCGCCCATGTGATTATGGTGGCCAGCTAATGGGGCTCCCGCGCTGTTTGCGTTGATTTCGCCACGACTGCTACAACTGCCAATGCTTCTGCTCCTATAGTTGCTACTAGCGCTGAGCTCCACCTCCTGTAGATACGCCCCGCTCAATTCCCTCTTTCGGTACTCCTTTATCGTGTTGGCCAATTCACGAATGATTGACTGGACGCACTCGCTGGATGTCTTAAACATGTCCTCATCGCTCAGTCCATCATTGTAGTTTGGCTCAAAGTGCATCTTGGTAACTCTACATATAATGGCCTTAGCCAAGTCCCCATGCTTGCTATAACAAACGGTGCACACGGAGAGCCTTTTTAAGTGATCACTGAGGGGAAGACACGGCTGGTTGGTACTCATGCCCCTTTCGAAATCTGTCAACAAAGGGAATCCTAAAATTTTCTTGCTCAACTTCATCATGTTGTTGAAGCACAGGTTTCTGTTGCTACCCGTGTTCATGTTACTGTTGCCGTTGCTGGATGTTGGACAGTTAACAATATCGCTTTTTATACGACCACGGGGGgtaccattttttatttcccttaaATTGTTCATAATATCGTTCGACTTTctatacaaaattttttcatacgAGTTGGAAATACTTCCATTCGTGTGTTCCTTAATGACTGAGCCGGGGCTTTCTCCCCTATTAAAACTTGGGTCCCATTTTTCTATTGCCAAGTTATGCTCCTGCGGGAATTCCTCCTTGAGCCCCATCAATGTAGTATCCCTGTCCGAACGGTTGACCTCCTTGTGTGCAAACACAATGGAAGTGCCTTTTTCCATCGAGTCGACCAGCTTTTCTATACATTTCCTATTTTCCAGCAAGTAGTTTATGGTTTGTTTTCTCAAATGCATGGTTCTTTGGGCCTTCTCgtcattaaaaaatgtgtctaCCTTTTCCCTGCTAAGCAATAAATcatcgattttttttttatattcaatAAGAAGGTGGAGTTCAAAGCTGTTTTGCAACAGAGACTTCATTTTATCTTTCTTAAAGGACAAATTTCCCACCTCTTGGATGTTATCTAGAGAGTTCATTTCCTTCTCGGTGTTCTCTAAGTAGGAGTTAATGATCTCCTTATTCTTCACCAAGTcgataatatttttcctacaACGTAGTAATTTGCGTATCCTGTCATACTGCTCAATACAGTTAGAATTGTTAGTAACTTCTTTTGCGTCTTTTCCGTCGGGGATACACAAAGGGGTATCGTTTGCTTCTAGGGCTAACAACGTGGGTAATCTATTTAACTTTTCTACACACATATCATCACTAAAAAGTTGAATCAAGAGTTTGTGATTTTCCATTTCTAGGTTGGCCACGAATTCTTCCTGATTCAGCATATTGATACAGAATTTGACACAACTGGCGCAGAACCAATCATAATTCTCGTTCACTTCTGcatttaatttttgcacACATGTTAGGTGATAGATATGATTACAACCCGAACAAGCAATAAACCCGTTACTACCATCTGTGTTGACGCTGTGCATGCATATGTTGCACGTAGTGTGATTTTTTATCAAGTTGTACTTTTCCACTATATCATCAATTCCACTGAATGTTTTTTCTATACCAAGATTTAAGTTGCTCAATCTGCATGCATagctatttttaataaaatcaTTCAGACAAATATCGTTAACCCTTTCGAACCACTCAAAACCAAAATCCGCGAAAATTTCTTCTCCTGTATTTATTTCTACACCTGGGATGGATGTGAGAATGATATGAGGCCATCCATCAAGGTAAACCAATTGCCACTCCGCGTTTATCCTAAAATcataattgttaaaaatagAACATGTTTTATAATGATTGACTAATGACATTTCGTTGAACATGTAGGACGAATCAACAGCATATGTGTAATTATCTGGGAGGATAATCTTATTGTACATccccttatattttttcttctctctgaTGAAATTTTGTGTCGATTTTTCGCATTGTATTGTATCCACATTGGGAACGGTGGAATTTCCTCTCCCATTTGTATTTATATCACCCTTTTTAACAGATGCTTCTTTACAAATTTTCTCATCACTCAAATAGATTCCTTCGGTGCTCGACTTGGTCGCATATTCGCTATGGTTACTGCTATCACGATGAGTGATAATGTCATTCGCTTCTTCCCCGTGGTGGTTGTCCCCTTTGAACACACCCTCCTCGTCCGATTCAATCTCGTTAATAAAAACGACATTCTTCCTATCGTTAAAAACTTTCTTGCTGAACGATAGGGCGAACATGTACTGGTGTTTGTCCTGTGACAACTCACTATTGTTCGCCACATAACCAGTGTACTCTCCAAAAATGAC contains the following coding sequences:
- a CDS encoding histone-lysine N-methyltransferase, H3 lysine-4 specific, putative; this translates as MNISPIKYESKILNNLASMLKLSEKSDNEIWNEIKEDRNHIKFEIDEDIKRVIDVNKINCTCDESKKKIEEYKGKKFEYYYNVETYGVDFFLDICNALGRSNYKPFLSEEGKKEVMNGLRIRRNSNLYRYVSFFLSKERLNKDRLNDGKTPEQIFHCFKCLRSVLHIYVDDKNNRKRKMYLQDNIYITEEMEEKMENDILRENQKNNNEDPPDLRDGIITVSRYKAELASITRKSNEKIIKTILDHTKNMQNGKNGNESPSHSNTPNICKDTSISGDNQSSSHYQELNGSNTFEENNNYKASDSFEHNELKHYSDSANGFSNDGETGSTDNNAHSKKRTTLKNNPVANNLIQMNGSAGNIVLRKKRERQRRSVQTITKNKLSTNSSRKSSSVKKKEAGDMVMSVDGGVSGDALPGGHPKGGNKSDVDSAPCDEAQCDEAQCDEAQCDEAPTDAPTLELILQGNETPRALIQSGVVQQAEWDKKLNGDGSNVTEKHEISPVQTKISTGEEELNSKGGGSDEGGKDSYQYDVYQKTSLVKNASNREESYDLEGSDDASYSTDDSNYKRYMTRKKTKLLQEGKIVIDLNILNGNAKNASEKKEKEEEIEEKYKERCYGKNQEKIRMDNIRKKLEEKKMFFCKIEEVAKRRNKRHVKTQVLSKDCKIERAYFSHKMKKFYNSKSGYFGCGWSNNKTQWTPFIHAPFFDNNYNNTIYKNRNKKMYEEIYDTLLHGRIHPAVRIVELKDHKHPVRLCTPYSEDCYSVVYTGEKILASDDRVIFGEYTGYVANNSELSQDKHQYMFALSFSKKVFNDRKNVVFINEIESDEEGVFKGDNHHGEEANDIITHRDSSNHSEYATKSSTEGIYLSDEKICKEASVKKGDINTNGRGNSTVPNVDTIQCEKSTQNFIREKKKYKGMYNKIILPDNYTYAVDSSYMFNEMSLVNHYKTCSIFNNYDFRINAEWQLVYLDGWPHIILTSIPGVEINTGEEIFADFGFEWFERVNDICLNDFIKNSYACRLSNLNLGIEKTFSGIDDIVEKYNLIKNHTTCNICMHSVNTDGSNGFIACSGCNHIYHLTCVQKLNAEVNENYDWFCASCVKFCINMLNQEEFVANLEMENHKLLIQLFSDDMCVEKLNRLPTLLALEANDTPLCIPDGKDAKEVTNNSNCIEQYDRIRKLLRCRKNIIDLVKNKEIINSYLENTEKEMNSLDNIQEVGNLSFKKDKMKSLLQNSFELHLLIEYKKKIDDLLLSREKVDTFFNDEKAQRTMHLRKQTINYLLENRKCIEKLVDSMEKGTSIVFAHKEVNRSDRDTTLMGLKEEFPQEHNLAIEKWDPSFNRGESPGSVIKEHTNGSISNSYEKILYRKSNDIMNNLREIKNGTPRGRIKSDIVNCPTSSNGNSNMNTGSNRNLCFNNMMKLSKKILGFPLLTDFERGMSTNQPCLPLSDHLKRLSVCTVCYSKHGDLAKAIICRVTKMHFEPNYNDGLSDEDMFKTSSECVQSIIRELANTIKEYRKRELSGAYLQEVELSASSNYRSRSIGSCSSRGEINANSAGAPLAGHHNHMGAEAHSSSSVPSRTEIVQPVRSILRHQPRQPFYEMMSNPACIGGHQRGRNTPVENNTPPLLLENRMSYTDDYTFKREQMNSTKNKSSYEENDGGSSKKKSKLRTKSSNKVIDEENDDSLKRRTNKAGSHGGRCRVHGEIGQHVRIDPCFQGHAEEHVHPRKEGNQEGEKNHMYFTREKLKNTKEAQSEQKGKDVTLENISKTSNFVPLMGVQLGKTKIQREFTNGTYVGTVMEQIKNENGIPFFVVTYDDGDTEWMTPYFLFQELLKQSTNSVEYPLATTFKEVFNPEFKKDLKLNNCSLELKIERRKRKSNCESASNSNSVSKRQKYAQEENSTKKKKQQF